The Cellulomonas wangleii genome includes a region encoding these proteins:
- a CDS encoding branched-chain amino acid ABC transporter permease, with product MDRFVFLLGTGLARGTLFALFALALVLIWRATRIVNFAAGAMAIVGVYVGVAVTGLTGSYWWGLVATVLAGGVVGLVVERGVLRFASARSPLSGVILAIGLVIVLQSLLGIAFGQQHEPVPAPFSDRPLRVGGVPLLSPYDVVVVIVALGLMAALRLLFVRTTLGLQLRAAAFAPEVARLLGVRVARMRTVGWVLAAAAASLAAMLAVPKELGLNPHAADMLFVYAFTVAVVGGLDSPGGALLAGLTVGVVMSLVTGYLGATLAPVAVLALLVVVLLVRPSGLFAQAEARRA from the coding sequence ATGGACCGGTTCGTGTTCCTGCTCGGCACCGGGCTGGCCCGGGGCACGCTGTTCGCGCTGTTCGCGCTCGCGCTCGTGCTCATCTGGCGCGCCACCAGGATCGTCAACTTCGCCGCCGGCGCCATGGCGATCGTCGGCGTGTACGTCGGCGTCGCCGTCACCGGCCTGACCGGCAGCTACTGGTGGGGCCTGGTCGCGACCGTGCTGGCCGGCGGAGTCGTCGGCCTCGTGGTCGAGCGGGGGGTCCTGAGGTTCGCGTCGGCCCGCTCGCCGCTGTCCGGGGTCATCCTCGCGATCGGCCTCGTGATCGTGCTGCAGTCGCTGCTCGGCATCGCGTTCGGCCAGCAGCACGAGCCCGTCCCCGCACCGTTCAGCGACCGGCCGCTGCGCGTCGGCGGGGTCCCGCTGCTCTCGCCGTACGACGTCGTCGTCGTCATCGTCGCGCTCGGGCTCATGGCGGCCCTGCGGCTGCTGTTCGTGCGGACGACGCTCGGCCTCCAGCTGCGCGCCGCGGCGTTCGCACCCGAGGTGGCCCGGCTGCTCGGCGTCCGCGTCGCACGGATGCGGACGGTCGGCTGGGTGCTCGCCGCGGCGGCCGCGTCGCTCGCCGCGATGCTCGCGGTGCCCAAGGAGCTCGGCCTCAACCCGCACGCCGCCGACATGCTGTTCGTCTACGCGTTCACCGTCGCGGTCGTCGGCGGGCTCGACTCACCGGGCGGTGCGCTCCTCGCAGGGCTCACGGTGGGGGTCGTCATGAGCCTCGTCACCGGGTACCTCGGGGCGACGCTGGCCCCCGTCGCGGTGCTCGCACTGCTCGTCGTCGTGCTGCTCGTGCGACCGTCCGGCCTGTTCGCCCAGGCCGAGGCGAGGCGAGCATGA
- a CDS encoding ABC transporter ATP-binding protein, whose translation MSAALSVRDLVVGYGGAPVLHGVSFDVDDGTVVALVGGNGAGKTTLLRTVSGLLAPSAGTVHLDGRDLARVGVEDRVRRGLAQVPEGRGVITELTVEENLRLGGLWRRDPVGLRAALAEMYALFEPLERRRTTLGHQLSGGERQMLAIARALVARPRVLLLDEPSLGLAPLVVAQIMRTLRELCDRTGLTVLLAEQNVAGALSVADRGLVLGLGEVVASRPAAELAGDEALRHAYLGF comes from the coding sequence GTGAGCGCAGCCCTGAGCGTGCGGGACCTCGTCGTCGGCTACGGCGGCGCGCCCGTCCTGCACGGCGTCTCGTTCGACGTCGACGACGGCACCGTCGTCGCGCTCGTCGGCGGCAACGGCGCCGGCAAGACCACGCTGCTGCGGACCGTGTCCGGGCTGCTCGCGCCGTCGGCCGGCACCGTGCACCTCGACGGGCGGGACCTCGCCCGCGTCGGCGTCGAGGACCGCGTGCGCCGCGGGCTCGCCCAGGTGCCCGAGGGGCGCGGCGTCATCACCGAGCTCACCGTCGAGGAGAACCTGCGGCTCGGCGGGCTCTGGCGCCGCGACCCCGTCGGCCTGCGAGCCGCGCTCGCGGAGATGTACGCGCTCTTCGAGCCTCTCGAGCGACGCCGCACGACCCTCGGCCACCAGCTCTCCGGCGGCGAGCGGCAGATGCTCGCGATCGCCCGCGCGCTCGTCGCCCGGCCCCGCGTGCTCCTGCTCGACGAACCGTCGCTCGGCCTCGCGCCCCTCGTCGTCGCCCAGATCATGCGCACGCTGCGCGAGCTGTGCGACCGCACCGGGCTCACCGTCCTGCTCGCCGAGCAGAACGTCGCCGGGGCGCTGTCCGTCGCCGACCGGGGCCTCGTGCTCGGGCTCGGGGAGGTCGTCGCGTCGCGGCCGGCGGCCGAGCTCGCCGGTGACGAGGCCCTCCGACACGCCTACCTGGGGTTCTGA
- a CDS encoding ABC transporter ATP-binding protein yields the protein MRLQVRGLTVRFGGLAALTDVDLDVADGQVVGLIGPNGAGKTTVFNAVSGLVRTAAGTITVAGRPAPRAPSGLARAGVARTLQGLGLFPGLSVRENVEVGALAAPDPGAPDPAARTLRALDDLGIADRAALPVGALPYPEQKKVALARALVADPRLLLLDEPAGGLGAADIAELDAVVRRVAATGCAVLLVEHHVDFVMGLCDRVVVLDFGRVIADGLPDDVRRDPAVTAAYLGIEVTAP from the coding sequence ATGCGACTGCAGGTCCGCGGACTGACCGTGCGCTTCGGCGGTCTCGCGGCCCTCACCGACGTCGACCTCGACGTCGCCGACGGCCAGGTCGTGGGCCTGATCGGGCCGAACGGCGCGGGCAAGACCACCGTGTTCAACGCCGTCAGCGGGCTCGTCCGCACCGCTGCCGGGACGATCACCGTCGCGGGCCGCCCCGCGCCCCGCGCGCCCTCGGGGCTGGCCCGGGCGGGCGTCGCCCGCACGCTCCAGGGTCTCGGGCTGTTCCCGGGGCTGAGCGTCCGCGAGAACGTGGAGGTGGGCGCCCTGGCCGCCCCCGACCCCGGCGCACCCGACCCCGCAGCCCGCACGCTCCGGGCGCTCGACGACCTCGGGATCGCCGACCGCGCCGCGCTGCCCGTCGGTGCGCTGCCCTACCCCGAGCAGAAGAAGGTCGCCCTCGCGCGCGCGCTCGTCGCCGATCCCCGGCTCCTGCTGCTCGACGAGCCCGCGGGCGGGCTCGGCGCCGCCGACATCGCCGAGCTCGACGCCGTCGTGCGGCGGGTCGCCGCGACCGGGTGCGCGGTCCTGCTCGTCGAGCACCACGTCGACTTCGTCATGGGGCTGTGCGACCGGGTCGTCGTGCTCGACTTCGGGCGGGTCATCGCCGACGGCCTGCCCGACGACGTCCGCCGGGATCCCGCCGTCACCGCGGCGTACCTCGGGATCGAGGTGACCGCCCCGTGA
- a CDS encoding glucose 1-dehydrogenase — protein MTQLDGRVALVSGGARGLGAAYVRALHGCGASVVVADLLDEEGTALADELGERALFVHLDVTSESSWAVAVEAAVGLGGVDVLVNNAGIANTGRIERYGREKWDAVIAVNLTGTYLGTRAVVPVMKAARKGSIINISSVEGMRGDAGLHGYVASKFGVRGLTKSLAVELGADGIRVNSVHPGFVLTPMTERLDVTLQRIPLGRPAVPDDVVGAVLFLAGDESAYVTGIELVVDGGMIAGVPHA, from the coding sequence ATGACGCAGCTCGACGGACGTGTGGCCCTCGTCTCCGGCGGCGCCCGCGGCCTCGGTGCCGCGTACGTGCGGGCCCTGCACGGCTGCGGCGCGAGCGTCGTCGTCGCGGACCTGCTCGACGAGGAGGGGACCGCGCTCGCGGACGAGCTCGGGGAGCGCGCGCTGTTCGTGCACCTCGACGTGACGTCGGAGAGCAGCTGGGCGGTCGCGGTGGAGGCCGCGGTCGGGCTCGGCGGGGTGGACGTGCTGGTCAACAACGCCGGGATCGCGAACACCGGCCGGATCGAGCGGTACGGCCGGGAGAAGTGGGACGCCGTGATCGCGGTCAACCTCACGGGGACCTACCTCGGGACGCGCGCGGTCGTGCCCGTCATGAAGGCGGCGCGGAAGGGGTCGATCATCAACATCTCCTCGGTCGAGGGGATGCGCGGCGACGCGGGTCTGCACGGGTACGTCGCGTCGAAGTTCGGGGTGCGCGGGCTCACCAAGTCCCTCGCGGTCGAGCTCGGTGCCGACGGGATCCGGGTCAACTCGGTGCACCCCGGCTTCGTGCTGACGCCGATGACGGAGCGGCTCGACGTGACGCTCCAGCGGATCCCGCTCGGGCGGCCCGCGGTGCCGGACGACGTCGTGGGCGCCGTGCTGTTCCTCGCGGGGGACGAGTCCGCCTACGTGACGGGCATCGAGCTCGTGGTCGACGGCGGCATGATCGCGGGTGTCCCGCACGCGTGA
- a CDS encoding NADPH:quinone oxidoreductase family protein gives MRAWHVTAHGEPADVLRLVDLPDPVAGDGQVLVRVRAVAVNFPDVLLARGEYQVRPPLPFVPGIELCGEVLAVGAGVTHVDVGQRVVGSHIGVLAELAVLDAHEVFAAPDALDDAQASAFTIAYQTGWFGLHRRAALQRGETLLVHAAAGGVGTAAVQLGAAAGARVIGVVGSAAKADAARRAGAHVVIDRSAQDVADAVRAETGGAGVDVVYDPVGGDAFAASTRCVAFEGRIVVVGFAGGTIQDIRAAHLLVKNYTVHGLHWGLYARVRPELVTAAHVELTRLADTGAVVPQVSDVVPFTDAAAAVARLAAGSTTGRLVVRVQD, from the coding sequence GTGCGCGCCTGGCACGTCACGGCCCACGGGGAGCCCGCGGACGTCCTGCGGCTCGTCGACCTCCCCGACCCCGTCGCGGGCGACGGGCAGGTGCTCGTGCGGGTGCGGGCGGTCGCCGTGAACTTCCCGGACGTGCTGCTCGCGCGCGGGGAGTACCAGGTGCGCCCGCCGCTGCCGTTCGTGCCGGGCATCGAGCTCTGCGGAGAGGTCCTCGCGGTCGGCGCCGGCGTCACGCACGTGGACGTCGGGCAGCGCGTCGTCGGCTCCCACATCGGGGTGCTCGCCGAGCTCGCGGTGCTCGACGCCCACGAGGTCTTCGCGGCGCCGGACGCGCTCGACGACGCCCAGGCGTCCGCCTTCACGATCGCCTACCAGACCGGGTGGTTCGGGCTGCACCGGCGTGCGGCGCTCCAGCGCGGGGAGACCCTGCTCGTGCACGCCGCGGCAGGCGGGGTCGGCACCGCGGCGGTCCAGCTCGGCGCCGCGGCCGGTGCCCGCGTCATCGGTGTGGTCGGCAGCGCCGCCAAGGCCGACGCCGCACGCCGCGCCGGGGCGCACGTCGTCATCGACCGGTCCGCGCAGGACGTCGCGGACGCGGTGCGTGCCGAGACCGGCGGCGCCGGGGTCGACGTCGTGTACGACCCCGTCGGCGGGGACGCGTTCGCCGCGTCGACGAGGTGCGTCGCGTTCGAGGGGCGGATCGTCGTGGTCGGGTTCGCCGGCGGGACCATCCAGGACATCCGCGCGGCGCACCTGCTGGTGAAGAACTACACCGTGCACGGTCTGCACTGGGGGCTCTACGCGCGCGTCCGCCCGGAGCTCGTCACCGCCGCCCACGTCGAGCTGACCCGGCTCGCGGACACCGGCGCCGTCGTCCCGCAGGTCAGCGACGTGGTCCCGTTCACCGACGCGGCCGCCGCGGTCGCCCGGCTCGCCGCCGGGAGCACGACGGGCCGCCTGGTGGTCCGCGTCCAGGACTGA
- a CDS encoding TetR/AcrR family transcriptional regulator, producing MKQTSVVDEVTRAAVELFASRGYANTSVQQVVEAAGVTKGALYHYFQSKDDLLFGIYERLLSLQTEHLNAIVERGEPTAETLRAVCVDVIETSVDHLLEGTVFFRSAHMLSAPRQQEVTRRRRAYHDTFAGLIEAGQAEGLYRTDVPVAVLVAHFFSDVHYLSHWYSPEGPEDKTVLANQLTDLFLVSISAASAGSAPAVRPHATSAVEG from the coding sequence ATGAAGCAGACGAGTGTGGTGGACGAGGTGACCCGTGCGGCGGTCGAGCTCTTCGCGTCCCGGGGGTACGCGAACACCTCCGTGCAGCAGGTGGTCGAGGCGGCAGGTGTGACCAAGGGCGCGCTGTACCACTACTTCCAGTCCAAGGACGACCTGCTGTTCGGCATCTACGAGCGTCTGCTGTCGCTCCAGACCGAGCACCTCAACGCGATCGTCGAGCGCGGCGAGCCGACCGCCGAGACCCTGCGCGCGGTGTGCGTGGACGTCATCGAGACGTCCGTCGACCACCTGCTCGAGGGCACCGTGTTCTTCCGCAGCGCGCACATGCTCTCGGCGCCGCGCCAGCAGGAGGTGACCCGCCGCCGCCGCGCGTACCACGACACGTTCGCCGGCCTCATCGAGGCCGGTCAGGCCGAGGGCCTGTACCGCACCGACGTCCCCGTCGCGGTGCTCGTCGCGCACTTCTTCTCGGACGTGCACTACCTCTCCCACTGGTACAGCCCCGAAGGCCCGGAGGACAAGACCGTGCTCGCGAACCAGCTCACCGACCTGTTCCTCGTCTCGATCTCGGCCGCGTCGGCCGGGTCGGCCCCTGCGGTCCGGCCGCACGCCACCTCCGCGGTCGAGGGCTGA
- a CDS encoding SDR family oxidoreductase, which translates to MQRFEGRVALVTGASRGIGFAIAERLLAEGASVVLTGRKQDALDAAVAALSAHRGAERVLGLAGKVDDPEHRTAAIAATVERFGRLDHLVNNAGINPVYGPALEIELAAVHKILAVNVVAALEWTRDAVAAGLGTGEGASVLNTASAAGLAASPGIAFYGVSKAGLMNLTAQLAVELAPRVRVNAVAPAVVRTRLGAALYEGREQEVAARYPLRRIGEPVDVAGPAAFLLSDDAAWVTGQTLVIDGGASVAPMG; encoded by the coding sequence ATGCAGCGGTTCGAGGGCAGGGTCGCCCTGGTCACCGGCGCGAGCCGCGGCATCGGGTTCGCGATCGCCGAGCGGCTCCTCGCCGAGGGCGCGTCCGTGGTCCTCACGGGCCGCAAGCAGGACGCGCTCGACGCCGCCGTCGCCGCCCTGTCGGCCCACCGCGGAGCCGAGCGGGTGCTGGGCCTCGCCGGGAAGGTCGACGACCCCGAGCACCGCACCGCGGCGATCGCCGCGACGGTCGAGCGGTTCGGGCGCCTCGACCACCTCGTGAACAACGCCGGTATCAACCCGGTCTACGGCCCGGCGCTGGAGATCGAGCTCGCGGCGGTGCACAAGATCCTCGCCGTCAACGTCGTCGCGGCCCTCGAGTGGACGCGTGACGCGGTCGCCGCCGGGCTCGGGACGGGCGAGGGGGCGTCGGTGCTCAACACCGCGTCGGCCGCCGGGCTCGCGGCCAGCCCTGGCATCGCGTTCTACGGCGTCTCCAAGGCCGGGCTCATGAACCTCACCGCGCAGCTCGCCGTCGAGCTCGCCCCGCGGGTCCGGGTCAACGCCGTCGCTCCCGCGGTCGTGCGGACCAGGCTCGGCGCCGCCCTCTACGAGGGTCGCGAGCAGGAGGTCGCCGCGCGCTATCCGCTGCGCCGGATCGGCGAGCCCGTCGACGTCGCCGGCCCCGCGGCGTTCCTGCTGTCCGACGACGCCGCCTGGGTGACCGGTCAGACGCTCGTGATCGACGGGGGCGCCTCCGTGGCGCCGATGGGGTGA
- a CDS encoding MFS transporter: MTDDRPTQTMTLRGVRGFGRLWSASTVSAFGSYVTTFAVPFIVVDALDGDAVDVGLVNAARWVPYLVFGLLAGVMVDRMRRRPVLVATDLLSAVALGAIPALSMTGHLGVGWLVVLMAVFGLCTLVGDAAFQSFVPRVVPTTLLGSAHARLDQSDAVAQVSGPALAGGLVRLLGAPLTVLVDAVTYLASAVLLATVKVDEPAVERRSNARLRSIGTEIREGVRWVYRHPTLRPLALSTHAWFACSAVAGAVMVPFAYRTLHLSAGTLGLALSVAGLGALVGASVAVRLGRRFGAGRVIVVARFGTGIAWGLMAFSPVAMHEGPAAGGWGGGPAWVVFALGQLLLGLCMGAENTNELAYRQTATPDALQGRMNATMRSINRAMIVVAAPLGGLLGDAAGYGAALVVAGGALVVATAVTVGSRLWGARLGDASTSTADGL, translated from the coding sequence GTGACCGACGACCGACCGACGCAGACGATGACGCTGCGCGGCGTCCGCGGGTTCGGTCGGCTGTGGAGCGCCTCGACGGTCTCAGCGTTCGGCAGCTACGTGACGACCTTCGCAGTGCCGTTCATCGTCGTGGACGCGCTGGACGGCGACGCCGTCGACGTCGGGCTGGTCAATGCGGCCCGCTGGGTGCCGTACCTCGTGTTCGGGCTGCTGGCCGGCGTGATGGTGGACCGGATGCGGCGCCGTCCCGTGCTGGTTGCCACCGACCTGCTGAGCGCGGTCGCGCTCGGAGCGATCCCTGCGCTGTCCATGACGGGGCACCTCGGGGTGGGGTGGCTCGTCGTCCTCATGGCCGTGTTCGGGCTGTGCACGCTGGTGGGTGATGCAGCGTTCCAGTCGTTCGTGCCCCGCGTCGTGCCGACCACGCTGCTCGGATCGGCACACGCCCGGCTCGATCAGTCGGATGCGGTCGCCCAGGTCAGCGGCCCTGCCCTCGCCGGCGGCCTCGTCCGCTTGCTGGGTGCGCCGCTCACGGTGCTCGTCGACGCCGTCACCTACCTGGCGTCCGCGGTCCTCCTGGCGACCGTCAAGGTCGACGAGCCTGCCGTGGAGCGGAGGTCGAACGCCCGGCTCCGCAGCATCGGGACCGAGATCCGGGAGGGTGTGCGCTGGGTCTACCGTCACCCGACGCTGCGTCCGCTCGCGCTGAGCACGCACGCGTGGTTCGCCTGCTCGGCCGTCGCGGGAGCGGTGATGGTGCCGTTCGCGTACAGGACGTTGCACCTGAGTGCGGGGACGCTCGGCCTGGCGCTCTCGGTTGCCGGGCTGGGGGCGCTGGTAGGCGCGTCCGTCGCGGTCCGGCTCGGACGACGGTTCGGTGCGGGCCGCGTCATCGTCGTCGCACGGTTCGGGACGGGGATCGCGTGGGGGCTCATGGCGTTCTCGCCCGTGGCGATGCACGAGGGGCCGGCCGCCGGCGGGTGGGGCGGTGGTCCGGCGTGGGTGGTGTTCGCACTGGGGCAGCTGCTGCTCGGGCTGTGCATGGGCGCGGAGAACACGAACGAGCTGGCGTACCGCCAGACCGCGACGCCGGACGCGCTGCAGGGCCGGATGAACGCCACGATGCGCTCGATCAACCGCGCGATGATCGTCGTGGCTGCGCCGCTGGGTGGTCTTCTCGGGGACGCCGCGGGGTACGGGGCGGCACTTGTCGTCGCGGGTGGGGCTCTGGTGGTCGCGACGGCCGTCACGGTCGGCTCCCGCTTGTGGGGCGCACGACTCGGTGACGCGTCCACATCGACGGCCGACGGCCTCTGA
- a CDS encoding 2'-5' RNA ligase family protein: MGHTVIQVPVPALESIAARLEVAPVCPHVTLLGPFVDRSDVDETLVSTIRELLAPVRAFGFTLSAVGRFAGGLTYLVPDPGAPFIRLTEIFSAAFPQWPPYGGMFDEVVPHLSIGEELPETDVAILRELLPISATADEVTLTWWSEDIVEVLERYPLRTG; encoded by the coding sequence ATGGGGCACACGGTGATCCAGGTTCCCGTTCCAGCGCTGGAGTCGATCGCTGCGCGGCTCGAGGTCGCGCCCGTGTGCCCCCACGTCACGTTGCTCGGACCGTTCGTCGATCGGTCCGACGTCGATGAAACCCTCGTCAGCACCATCCGCGAGCTCCTGGCTCCGGTCCGAGCATTTGGCTTCACGCTCTCCGCGGTCGGACGCTTCGCCGGCGGACTCACGTACCTGGTGCCCGACCCCGGCGCGCCGTTCATCCGGCTCACGGAGATCTTCTCCGCGGCCTTTCCGCAGTGGCCGCCGTACGGCGGGATGTTCGACGAGGTCGTGCCTCACCTGTCCATCGGCGAAGAACTCCCCGAGACCGACGTGGCGATCCTGAGGGAGCTACTACCCATCAGCGCGACCGCAGACGAGGTGACGCTCACCTGGTGGTCGGAGGACATTGTCGAGGTGCTTGAGCGCTATCCGCTTCGAACCGGGTAG
- a CDS encoding DinB family protein gives MLGPSVRSMTRYIDEDLHGAEFRECDLTGARLIGVVMQDAVIDGFVTNLVVNGVEVTEYVEAELDRRHPVRVLIRSEDPADLREASRQLRAGWAATIERIRRTPGIERRSVNDEWSAVQTMRHLVFVHDSWFRRCCLGSTELFTPMGIGTTVEPYRGAHGLDLSLDPALDEIMRVRDAQAAELEAWLDEVTAVQLAARAPVPDDDVWPPYARGRSVRQCLGTVLNETFEHHRFCVRDLDLIEAQDAE, from the coding sequence GTGCTCGGACCTAGTGTGCGGAGCATGACGCGGTATATCGACGAGGATCTGCACGGTGCGGAGTTCCGCGAGTGCGATCTGACCGGGGCACGCCTGATCGGCGTCGTCATGCAGGATGCCGTGATCGACGGGTTCGTCACCAACCTCGTGGTGAACGGTGTCGAGGTCACCGAGTACGTCGAGGCAGAGCTCGACCGGCGTCATCCGGTGCGGGTGCTGATCCGCTCCGAGGACCCTGCCGATCTGCGCGAGGCATCGCGTCAGCTCCGTGCCGGCTGGGCCGCCACGATCGAGCGGATCCGCCGTACGCCCGGCATCGAGCGCCGCAGCGTGAACGACGAGTGGTCGGCGGTGCAGACGATGCGCCACCTGGTCTTCGTCCACGACTCGTGGTTCCGCCGCTGCTGCCTGGGCTCGACGGAGCTGTTCACGCCGATGGGCATCGGGACGACCGTCGAGCCCTACCGTGGAGCGCACGGGCTCGACCTCTCCCTCGATCCGGCCCTCGACGAGATCATGCGCGTGCGTGACGCACAGGCCGCCGAGCTCGAGGCCTGGCTCGACGAGGTCACCGCTGTGCAGCTCGCAGCGCGAGCGCCGGTGCCCGACGACGATGTCTGGCCGCCGTACGCCCGGGGCCGCTCGGTGCGGCAGTGCCTCGGCACGGTGCTCAACGAGACCTTCGAGCACCACCGCTTCTGCGTCCGCGACCTCGACCTGATCGAGGCACAGGACGCTGAGTAG
- a CDS encoding GNAT family N-acetyltransferase, producing the protein MWPPGPIATARLLLRPPEARDRAAFVELYTSPEVGTYTGGARSREAVERALPAAPQGRPGHFVIDLDGAMVGIVQLERRDVDYEVRQAAGHVDLGYLLLPEAWGRGYATEACEAALSWFAGALPGEAVVVITQTANAPSMRLAARLGFVEVERFEAFDAEQWFGTWIPAAATG; encoded by the coding sequence ATGTGGCCACCCGGACCGATCGCAACCGCTCGACTTCTGCTCCGTCCGCCGGAGGCGCGCGATCGCGCGGCATTCGTCGAGCTCTACACATCACCCGAGGTCGGGACCTACACGGGCGGAGCGCGATCGCGTGAGGCGGTCGAACGCGCGCTACCAGCGGCTCCGCAGGGGCGTCCCGGTCATTTCGTGATCGACCTCGACGGAGCGATGGTCGGGATCGTTCAGCTAGAACGCCGGGACGTCGACTACGAGGTTCGCCAAGCGGCCGGCCACGTGGACCTTGGGTACCTCCTTCTGCCGGAGGCATGGGGACGGGGATACGCCACCGAAGCCTGCGAAGCCGCACTCAGCTGGTTCGCTGGCGCACTGCCCGGTGAAGCCGTCGTAGTCATCACCCAGACCGCGAACGCGCCGTCGATGCGCCTGGCAGCGAGGCTGGGGTTTGTCGAGGTCGAGCGGTTCGAGGCATTCGACGCCGAGCAGTGGTTCGGTACGTGGATCCCAGCCGCAGCGACTGGTTGA
- a CDS encoding NUDIX domain-containing protein, whose protein sequence is MNASQRASARYPRAPADTLGNDEDVDGRKRVAAIIVRDGSVLMVRERGRGPQGRHDGPEYWTLPGGGVHDGEDLAAAVRREVLEETDLTCTSVRAVFEFPYPSGWTTVFRVEVDPASEPVLGTDHDLECDCPRMVGLDWIPLTQDLGDDAGLAVPVMLMRSP, encoded by the coding sequence GTGAACGCGTCGCAACGCGCCTCCGCTAGGTATCCGCGCGCCCCGGCCGACACTCTCGGCAACGATGAGGACGTGGACGGGCGGAAGCGGGTGGCGGCGATCATCGTTCGCGACGGGTCGGTGCTGATGGTCCGGGAACGTGGGCGAGGGCCGCAGGGGCGACACGACGGCCCGGAGTACTGGACCCTGCCGGGGGGCGGGGTCCACGACGGTGAGGATCTGGCCGCGGCGGTGAGGCGTGAGGTCCTCGAGGAGACCGACCTGACCTGCACGTCGGTCCGTGCCGTGTTCGAGTTCCCGTACCCCTCAGGGTGGACGACTGTCTTCCGGGTGGAGGTCGACCCCGCGAGCGAGCCGGTGCTCGGCACCGATCACGACCTCGAGTGCGACTGCCCGAGGATGGTCGGTCTCGACTGGATCCCGCTGACCCAGGACCTCGGCGACGACGCAGGACTCGCCGTCCCGGTGATGCTCATGCGCTCGCCGTGA
- a CDS encoding HAD family hydrolase, whose product MKSYILFDHDGVLVDTEHWYWTAGERALADVGVVLDKAQYLSDMSRGLGTWAQARAAGVDEPTIDRVRVARDGYYQEYLRTQPIEIDGVVDVLAELSRHARLAIVTTSKRADFDLIHEKRQIRSFMEFVLVREDYQRAKPDPEPYLTGLRRFGAALSDTLVVEDSARGLRSAMAAGIDCAVVDNHFTRDGDFSGARYRIDTLRELVDIVRGDAG is encoded by the coding sequence GTGAAGAGCTACATCCTCTTCGACCACGACGGCGTCCTCGTGGACACCGAGCACTGGTACTGGACGGCTGGCGAGCGGGCCTTGGCCGACGTCGGCGTGGTGCTGGACAAGGCGCAGTACCTGAGCGACATGAGCCGAGGGCTGGGGACGTGGGCCCAGGCCAGGGCGGCGGGTGTCGACGAGCCGACGATCGACCGGGTCCGCGTCGCGCGCGACGGCTACTACCAGGAGTACCTGCGCACGCAGCCCATCGAGATCGACGGAGTCGTCGACGTGCTCGCCGAGCTGTCGCGGCATGCGCGTCTGGCCATCGTGACGACCTCCAAGCGCGCGGACTTCGACCTCATCCACGAGAAGCGGCAGATCCGCTCGTTCATGGAGTTCGTCCTCGTCCGTGAGGACTACCAGCGCGCCAAGCCCGACCCGGAGCCGTACCTCACCGGCCTGCGCCGCTTCGGCGCGGCACTATCGGACACCCTGGTCGTGGAGGACTCCGCACGCGGGCTGAGGTCCGCGATGGCGGCCGGCATCGACTGCGCAGTCGTGGACAACCACTTCACACGTGACGGTGACTTCTCGGGGGCGCGGTACCGGATCGACACGCTGAGAGAGCTCGTCGACATCGTCCGGGGAGACGCCGGCTGA
- a CDS encoding VOC family protein, which produces MDARVNLVTLAVQDVARSRRFYVDGLGWPVLGEVPGEVVFVRLSPTLVLSLWRAASFVDEVGPAGTPPGEAPFVLAHNVPTPAAVDAAVADVIAAGGALVHAPVRREWGGYSAYVADPDGFRWELAYNPGPMGLSLMAADGLA; this is translated from the coding sequence ATGGACGCGCGCGTGAACCTCGTAACACTCGCCGTGCAGGACGTCGCCCGCTCCCGCCGGTTCTACGTCGACGGGCTCGGCTGGCCCGTGCTCGGGGAGGTGCCGGGCGAGGTCGTGTTCGTGAGGCTGTCGCCCACGCTCGTGCTGTCCCTGTGGCGTGCGGCCTCGTTCGTCGACGAGGTCGGCCCGGCCGGCACGCCGCCGGGGGAGGCGCCGTTCGTGCTCGCGCACAACGTGCCGACTCCTGCGGCCGTCGACGCTGCCGTCGCTGACGTGATCGCAGCCGGTGGTGCACTCGTGCACGCGCCCGTCCGGCGCGAGTGGGGCGGGTACTCGGCGTACGTCGCGGACCCGGACGGGTTCCGGTGGGAGCTCGCGTACAACCCGGGCCCCATGGGTCTGTCGCTCATGGCAGCCGACGGCCTGGCCTGA